Genomic segment of Methanothermobacter sp.:
TTGATGAGTACCTTGCAGTTCTGTATCTGATGCCTGATGAGGCCAGGTACCTCTTCACTGAGGATGAACTCCTGGATGTTGACAGGGAGGGCTTCTCATTTGTTTCAATGCAAAAAGAGGTTATTGAAGAGTTATCGACATCTTGATTGATTATTAATTTTTTCTATTCATAGAAGATATCTATTGGATCATCGCATATTCCTCCTCTTAATTTTAGAAAATTTTATTTAGTTACAGAAAAGATGTTTATATATCTAAGAGGGGGTACAATGAAAGAAATAAAAAGTATTCCAGAGTTGCCTTTTTCTATAGTTGAAGCCCTTAACGAAAAGAAACTGGCATTATTTATAGGGGCGGGGGTATCCAGGATTATGGGTTGTTGTGGGTGGGAAGAAATTAGCAAGAAATTACTTGGTATTTGTAAAAGTACTGGAATTATATCGTTTAGAGAGTTCAAAAATCTTCAAGATAGATCCCCTAAGGAGTTAATTACGATTTGCAGGCATTTATTAGAATCAAATGGAAATGATGATAAGTTTTATGAATTAATAGCTTCTTGTCTAGAATTAGATAAAAATCTAGGATTTAATCTTTATAAGGAGCTAACCAGTTTATCAGGAAAATTTCAAGGCCCTATTATCACAACTAACATTGACAACCATTTTCATGAGTTTTTTGAGGATAAAAATATTTTTTATGATGTAGAAGGATCTGATGTAGAAAGACTTTTACAACATCTAGGGTCTCGATCGCTACTTTGTCATGTCCATGGTTGTCTTGAGAAAGATAAAAAAGGGATTGTGTTCACATTAAGAGAGTATATTCATCGTTACAATAATAAACATTTTAAAAAGGTTTTGGAACATATCTTTAATGAATATCGGGTTCTGTTCATAGGTTATGGGCTCGAAGAATTTGAGATATTGGATTTCATCATAACAAAATATGGCGATCAGATCAAACATGATTCAGAAGGTCGTTGCAAGCATTTCATACTAAAACCATACTTTCGTGGTGATGAGAGACTTCTAGAATATGATCAACATTATTATAGGGATCTTGGAATAGAAGTGATACCCTATGCGATTGATGAGAGAGGTTATAGTCAATTGCATGAGGTATTAGAAGAGTGGAATATCCAGATAAATAACAAATCTAGATATATTGTTGATTTTATCAACAAAATAGATGATACAATTGAAAATTACGATAAAGAGAAAGCCTTGGAAGTATTTCAAACGATTAAGACGGATTCTTCTTTAAAAAAAATTTTTTTAGAGAAGCTGCAATTAAATCCTGTTCCATGGTTCTCTCTTTTGCATGAAAGAAAATTTTTCAGTTTTGAAGGAAAATCTATGAGATATATAAGGCTCACGTTAGGTTATCTAAAAAGTTTGGCCCTAAAAATGAAAAATGAAAATTTAATGAGTAACAGCAATGAATTTGAAGATTTTAAAAACGTTTTAGATAATATAATCAAGTTTGATGAAACTCATGGGGGACTTTCTAAAGATACTACTTGCCAATTCTTATTGGTTGGGATCATTCTCAGTCTTCCAGCCGAAGAAATCAGTGAAAAACATGTTAAACTTATTAAAGCAATTTTTAAAGAAAAAGGCTCTGAAGTGGTTTTCAGCAAAGAAATTGTTGATGAATTAACAAGATCAATAGAAGAAAAAGAGAAAAAAGGTTTAAATAATTGGATTTCGGTCGTATATGGTTTCAAAATCGAAGAATATAAAAAGAAATTCATTAATTTTACAGAATACACTGTTAAACCATTAGTAGATGTGGAATATCTTAAAAAAATTAGAAAGGGATATAGGAACTCATTATTTAAATTATACTGTCCTGAGCTTATATTTGAATTAAAAGTAATTATGGATAGAATCATAGATTCAGTTGACAATCAGTTCAATTTTGGTCAGATCTCAACAATTGAAGATCATCCGCAGGGTAAATACAACGATGAGTATCTATCTGAATTAGTTTACCTTATTAGAGACGCCATGATTTTCGAAGTAAGTGAAAATAAAAACTTTGAAATTGTTGAGTCATTCCTTAAGGAGAAACATAGTATATTTAAAAGAATAGGGTTACATATTATCGATAAATTTTATGATGATCTAAAAAAACTTTTCTGGAGCTTAGATGAAAATCCTCTTGATGATTTTTCTCTTTATCACGAAGTCTATGAACTTTTAAAAAATAATTCCTCCAAATTTTCTAAAGAAGAACTTGATAAAGTGATAGACTGGATTGAAACATGTTATTTCGATCCCGAAATTACTGAAGAGGACATTGCCTACTCAAAGAAAAAGTGGCTTTATGCATTAGATACAAAAAACGAAAGAATAAATGAATTGTATGAAAAATACGATTCAATCGCCCCAGGTAAAATCGAACATCCCGGATTTCTTATCTGGATCGGTGGTCTTAAGGGCCCTGACGGCCCAATTCCTCTTTCTACTTTCTTAACTAAATCAAATAAAGAATTAGTTGAATTACTGAATAATTTTTCTACAAACTCAAAATTTGATCAATTCGTCGTTGAGAGTGTCTTTATAAAAGCAGTATCAGATAATCCTCAAAAATTTATAAAAGAAATAAACCCCTTTTTTGAACTTCAAGAGCCTTTTTTATCAGATTTTTTTCAGGGTTTAGTCAAAGCCAGTGAATTAGAAAAGAGATTTAATTGGAATAGTCTTCTTCGATTTATAGGTAACCTGTTGAAGCGTCGAGGTTTCGTAGAAGATCATGTTGCATCCTCAATTGCTGATATCCTCTTGGAATATATTAAAAAAGACTTGGAAGATTTGGAAAATGTTAAAGAGCTCTTTAATCTTTTATTGAATATGCTTCCATATAAAACTAGATCTAAAAAGCTTGTTAGGGATATAGATATAATAGGTTCGCCTCTATATAAGGTATTTTCTGGTTTGATAAATTATTCTCTGAAAGAATATAAAAGGAGTTCTCGCTGGGACCCTGAGGTTAAGGATATCATAGAGGATAATTTGGAAAATCATGGCCTTGAGATTTATTATGCAGTAGGAACCTACCTTCCACAATTGTATTTGATTGACGATGTTTGGACTACTAAAAACCTTAATAGGATTTTCCCCAAGGATAATGAAGAAAACTGGAAAGCTAGTTTTTCAGCTTATTTAAAATATCCGTCTCATGTCCCACCCTCTCTTTTAAAACTAATACTGAGTAATGGGCATTATAAACAGGCTTTGGAAACCAAGTTTGAAGAAGAAGGCATTTTTAGCCTCATCGTTCGCGATATTGCTTTAAGTTTCTACGAGAATTTTGATGAATCTGTAGAACTTATTCTTTGCTTAATTCAAAAGAGGGATCCAAAACAATTACGTTATTTTATAAGATCTTTCAAGTGGTTTGCTAAAGAATACAAGAATAAAGATTTTGTTAAAATCAAAGAACTATGGGGTCAATTGTATTCATGTCTGCTCGAAAAAGAAAATGAAGAAATTTTTCAAGAATTGTTTTCTGAGCTTGCGTCCTGGTTATCTATTTTTGATTCAATCGATAATCAAATCTTTGAATGGCTTAAGAAGTCCGTTAAATATCTAACAGAAGCTGATTCTTATATTTTTATTGAGGAGCTTAGTAAACATGCTGAGAAGAATCCAAGAGAAGTTGCAGAACTCCACATCTGCATGTTAAAGGAGGGAAAATATGTGGAAATTGCTCAGGATCATATAAGAAAAATAGTCGACACTCTTTATGAAAAAGGTGGTGATTATAAGGGTTATGCTAATACTATTTGCAACATGTATCTATCAGAGGGCTTTGAATTTCTTAAAGACACCTTTGAAAAGAATAACCCTTCAAACTTTCTTGATTTCTAAGTGTTTTTCCTATATATTTCGATTTTGTTTTTCCGTTTTCCTTCCAGTAGGCGTACCAGTAGGGGCCGTGTGGACATTTCTTGCAGCCCTTTTTCCCGCACCTCACCTTTTCAAGCCTGTAGGTTACTGAGGCCACGACCTCCCTGCTCTTACCTGAGGACCCGTCTCCAGCCTCAGAGTTCTGGCTTTCCAGGGCCCTGATTCTTGCATCTATGTAGTCTTTCATCTCCTGCAGGGTTTCAACGTCTTTCTGTCTGTCTACTATCGCGGTGAATGTCTTTATCATCACCATCACCATACTTTCTTATGTAACTTTTTACATATAAATCTTGTTCATGGTTACATAAGAATCGGGGGCTGACCAGGACCTCCATCTCATCAGGATATTATCAAAATAGTCAGATCCTAATTTTAGGTTAGATGTAAAAAATTATTATTATATTAGTATCCGCCCTGAATTGACATCAGGTAGAAGGATAGTGAGAATATCCTTTTTACCTGTAGATGGAATTTTACCTGTAGTCTTCTCAATAGGTCAAAATGCACCACTGGATTATTAGGAACCTGTTTTTTAAGGCTTTTTTAGTGTGGGGGTGTTGCTGTGTGTCAGAGCCATCACCACCATTAAACACCCCTCATAAATAATAATTTTAATGACATTGCTCATAAAATATTAATACTTGATTAGTTAATAGTATCATTACAGGAGGTGGAACATGGTTGAAAACAAGATTCTGGATGCATTGAATGGTGGTGAAAGTGTTGCAGTGCACCATAAGGATGTCGAGGAATATCTTGACCTGGAAACATGCCATGAGAAGATATACCTCAGGAATATCAATCCCGCGAAGGAGGTTGCAGCGGAGATACTATCGGAGCTCTCCACGGCATCGAGGAACACCATATACAAGAAATACACAACCAATGAGATTGTTAAGGAGATAAAAAAGAAGGCAAAGAACGGGGATGTGCTCATAGTTTTCAATGACCTGCAGCAGATGTCAAATAGCACCGTCAGGATCTTCCTGGATATCCTGGAAAATCTGCAGATCTTCTGCAGCATCAGGGGCGGGACGAAGAATCACCACAAGAGGCTCCTGAAGAAACTGGTTGTTATCAGGGACCCTGAGGATGAGATGGTGGATATAACTCTCGCCGTTATTGCCCTGATATCCATACTTGCAGCGATTGCCTACTTCAAGATCTCAATGACTTTTACAGGACATCAGGCCTATGTGATCCTTGGATCGCTCTGGTTTGCGTTGTTAATTGGCAGGACGATGCTCTGGATAAAAGACTGAGGAGGACATCCATTGAATGATTTTGCATATCTCCTTTTACTGGGCCCTGCGGTCATCTTCTGTCTGTTTTGTGGATGGTACTTCCTCTGGCTCTACATGGCAGGGATAACGTGAGATGGCATACGCACGCCATATTCGCCGTGGTTCTCGGCGCTATAATTGGCTACATAGTTGGATCAGACCTCACGCCACGCTTCTTTGTTATGGTAATCGTATCAAGTATACTCCCTGATATTGCAGAAAGGGCGTTTTATGAGACTCACAAGAGGCAGCTGCACAACATTTTCCTCCTAATCCCCTGCGCCATCATCTACTTCTTCTATGATATTACAGTTGGGGCGGCCCTCACAGCGGGTATAATGTCCCATATCCTCCTTGACTGTCTGACACCTGTGGGCTGTCCCCTTCTGATGCCCTTTAGCAGGATAAGGTTCAGTGTCAGGTGGAGGTACAATGATGCCAGGGCAAGGGAGAAGAGGATCCTTGCAGCTGGAGTACTCTTTGCTCTCCTCGCGGTTCTGGTAATTGCAGCGCAGGGCACATCAATCTCAGCCATCTCTGCATGGGCAGGCAGGGAAGGCGCCTATGTGAATTCAACGTACCCTGGTTTTCATGTGAGTATCAGTAACCCCCAGAAGGACATGTGGTTCCATTCTTTTCCCAACGGCAGCGTCTTTATCGACGTGATTGATCCAGTGAATCCATCACGAGGTCATTACAAAGCGAGGCTGGTGAGACCTGCAGCACTGGTGAGGTCTGGAAACAGGCCATTGAATAACGCATCAAACAATACGACTCAGTCTGCAGGTACAGGAGAAAACGGGACGGGGTGATAGTTCTGACAGGATCTGATATTGATGATTTGGTGAAATTCATATCCAAGCTTGAATATGATCACGGAAAGAAGATATTCCTCCAGAGGGTCTACCTGGACCTCCATACTGCCTGCAAGCTTCATATTCTGAGCTTCCTTGAGGGGAGGTCCAGGAGTGATATCTCAAGGATGGCCATCAGGAGGATAATCGAGGAGTATGAGGATGAAAAGGGTAACCTGATTAACAGGGCAAAAAGGGAGTTGATGTGGATATAAACAATTTATATTGTATTTCATCTTCTTTTTTTGTATTCCAGTTCCCTGAAGGGTATTATGACCTCGGTACCCCTATCCTCTTTTGTGAGTATCCTTAATTCACCTTCTAATTGCTGTGCAAGGCTCTTTACAAGGCTGAGACCTGTCCCTTCTTCCTTATCTGTGAGTCCTACTCCATCATCTGCCACTCTTAAGTGGTATTCTGAATCCTTTTCCTTTACTTCAATGTGAACACTTCCCTTGTTTTCTGGAAATGCGTGTTTGATGGAGTTTGTTACGAGTTCGTTTATTATGAGGCAGAGGGGCATGGCCGTTTCCATGTTGAGTTTCAGGTCTGTGTTGATATGGAAATTTATGTTGTGTGCGTTGAACAGTGACCTCAGGTGTTCTGTTAGTCTAGATACGCATGACCTCATGTTGACCATGGTATAGGTTTCAGTGCTGTAAATGGACTCCTGGATTATGGCCATGGCCTTTACTCTTGTGAGGATTGCCAGCAGGGCTTCCCTTGCCTTTTCATCTGCATCATGTAACTGTATGTTTATGAGGCTCGTTATTATCTGGAGGTTGTTCTTGACGCGGTGATGGAGTTCCCTGAGAATGGCCTCTTTTTCGTTTATGTTTGCCCTGAGGTCCTCCTGTATTTCTATGAGTCTTGTGACGTCCATTAGTGAGATGATGCCTCCCTCGTCGAGGGGTATGGCCCATCCTGTGAAGTATCTCTCATCTATTTTGAATGTGTGGATTGGCTGTGGGAGGTTTTTGTTTTTCAGGTTTTCCTTCCAGAGTTTCTTTAGGTCCACTTTGAGGTTTTTCATTGCAGTGTTTCTGTGCAGGGGTTCGCCATTTTTGTCAAGGACTGCGATTGCTTCTTCAAGGTTTTCCACGACTTTCCTGAAGAATTTCCAGGTCCTCTCCATCCTCTTCTGGTTTTTTATTCTTTCTGCATCTACTCTGTTGAGTCTGTAGGCTGTGAAGGTTATTATTATGATTATGAGTGCAAGGTTCAGTGCTGCGATGAAAACTTCTGCGGAGAATGGGAGGTATTTCTTGCTGCTGATTATTATGAATGATGTGATGGTTACGGCGCCTATGATGATTGGGATGAGCATTCTTCCTGTGTAACCTCCTATGTTGTGGGAGTATATGGGTTCGACGACCCCCCTTGATGGGTGGGTGCTGAGGAGTCCTACTGCCACGAATACCATCATTGCAGAGGATGTTATGCATACTCTGAACTGTGGTAAGGTCTCTGATATGCCTGTGATGCTTGAGAGGAATGATGCATATGCCACTGTGCCTGCAGTGTAGCTGATGATCTGGGCCGCGGAATAGTATCTTAGGGTGAACAGGATTACGGCTATTGCGTAGGCTGTGATTATTGTTGAGGTGATGGTGCAGGTTGCTGGAAGGTGGAGGTTGAGGAGTCCCTGCATGCATTTACAGTTTCCACTCATCTGTAGGAGTATCAGGAGAACTGCGAGGATTAGAGGTGTTATCTTCATTGAGGTCCTCACTGTGATGATTGAGATGGCCAGCAAGATGAAACTCGTGAATATCACAGGATTTGTATCCAGAAAAGGTCTTATTTCAAACAGACTTGATGGTCCTTTTAACCATAAAATCAATGAAAACATTGATAGTATCAGGACAAAAATGCTCAGTGAGAGCGTTAGTTTCCCATCAAGAGCTTTTAAGTTTATATCTTTTAGCGGCATTTTAATCACCATTTCACTTATAAACCCTGATTTCATAAATATTTTTTGAAATAATCTCTAAATGGAAGATTTAAAAGTATTAAAATGGTATTTTCATGTTTTAGATTATAATACCTGAAAATTCTTGATATTAGATTTATTGGAGGCCAATGCTCGATTTTTAATATTCTTATGTAACTTATGAATCTGTTAATCTGCATGGTTACATAAGACACTCGTTTGTACCCAAAGGCATGCTTTAAAGCCTCCTGCAGTTATCTACTGTGAATAAATCTCCAGGAGGTGGAAAATAGCATGCGTAATGGAACACTTCTGCTTGCAGCACTCCTCGCGGTCTTTATACTTGCAGGTTCATCGGCTGCAGCAGATGTGGGTGTTGAACTCGATAAAAACAATACGAAGCCAGTGTATAACTCGACCCTTAGGGTTAAGGTCATAGCGAAGGCAGGCAATCAGAACGTGCAGAATGCCGTTGCAACTGTCAGAGTTCCTGAGGGCCTGGTCCTCCAGGACTACTATACAGGCCAGGGATACTATGACCTCGAGACAGGTACCTGGGAGATCGGGGACATACCTGCCTATGAGGAGAGGTCCCTGACACTTGTGTGCCTCCTCAACACGACAGGAAACGTTACGGTGACTGCCAATGTGACTGCGGACGGTGATGAGAACCCCTCCAACAACGATGCCCAGCTGAAGTTCAGGGTCAGGGGGATCGCGGACCTTGAACTCAATGTGACCAGCAGTAAGCAGAGTGCCAGGCTTGGTGATACGGTCACATTCAATGTGAAACTCAAGAACAGGGGCCCTCATGCCGCGAATAACATCAATGTTGCCAACTTCTTCTCAGGCGGCCTTGTGATTCAGAGTTACAGTTACACTACAGGTTACTTTGATGATGTGGCGAGGGAGTGGATCCTTGAGACCCTTGATGCTGGTGAGGAGGCCACTCTCACAGTTGTGTGCCTGGTTAACAGGACAGGTGATCTCTCTGACTATGTTTCAGTGCGTGAGGTGGATGAGGGTGATGTGAATGTTTACAATAACATGGCCCGTGCCTCAGTCGCTGTTAAGGGAACTGACCTGGACCTTGACCTTTCTGTGAGTAAAGCAAGGGCCTATCAGGGTGACGTGGTCAACGTGGTCTGCCGTGTCAGGAACAATGGTCCTGAGGTCGCCCAGAATTCCAGGGTCAACCTGCAGCTACCTAGTAACCTGCAGGTCCAGAATGTGCAGGTGGACAGGGGCACCTACAGTAACGGTGTATGGGTCATTGGTGACCTTGCAGACAGTGAAACAGCACTCCTCAATATAACAGCCAGGGTGGCCTCAGCGGGTAACTTCACAGTGAACGCCTCTGCGGTCTCACCTGCAATAGACGACAGCAACCCCGTGAACAACGATGATACAGCGCTGATATCTGCAGCGATACCAAAGAAGGCCCTCAAGGTGAGGATAAAGAACAACTCTGCGGTGACCATCAGGGTGCTCTTATATGTGAACATCAATGACCACGGCAAAATCACCAGGAAGACCTATAACTTCTACCTGAAGAAGGGCCTCAGCAGGGACCTCAGCCTTGGATACTTCCAGCTCGGCACCACTGCACTATTCAAGCAGTACACCTACAACACCAATTACAGGTCAAGGACGATATCCTATGAGAACACCTACAACACCACAGATATTAAAACAAGCAGAGTCAGTGTTTCAGGAGTTAAGGGAAGACAGAAATCGCCTGTTGTCAGAATAAGCACTCTTTACTTTGATGAAAACGGATCTACAATCACTTAATTTTCTTCTTTTTTATATTTGAGGGGATTTTGTGGGTTCAATAATGTATGTTGCATTTAATGTTTCTATGATGTGTTTTGCAACGTCTTCAGATCCTTCACCGTATACTAGAAGGAAGACGGTATGTTTTTTGGAAAATGTAGGCTCCTCCATGATCAACTTTATATTTATAGCAGGTTACTCCTCCAATTTTTTCTTCACCAATATACTCTGCGCTCTGTTCATACCCTGATTTGAAAGTTTCTAGATCCTCAAGGGTGGGATTGATGAAGATTCTACATATACCTCTAAATATATTATATGTATATAATTCAAAGTTAGGAAGGGGGTTATGCATATTAATGGAAAAATTGTAGTTGTTGGAGTGTCTCTTATATTGTTATATTTTGCCATTGGAATTATTTTTCCAACAAAAACTTATCATGATTCAAAGTTTGGTGTTTCATTTGATATACCTCGGATTGGGAGATAGAGGATGACTGGGTCCGTACGCCTGATGGTAGGATGGCCTTTTCATATGAATCTGGACTTATTTCCTCTGAACCTGGCACTTTATTCCCTGCGACTTTGGATCAGGAACTGCAAGAGACACAACAGGTTCAGGCTGAGCTTGGAGAACCTGTATTGAATTATGGATATACGAGTATAGATGGTAATCCTGCTGTATACACTGTAACAAGCACGAGTTATCGCTATTATACGATAAAGAACGGTAAAGGTTATTATTTTATTTTGACTTTAATAGGAATGTGAATGATGAGGAGATAAAAAAGGTAGTTGAATCAATAAGGTTATAAAATAACGTTTTTGCGCTGTTCAATTAGTCTTGAGTTCCTTTGCAATGCGTTCGTAAATTTTAGGTAGTATTCTATTTAGTAATTCTCTATTTAAGCCCAATATTCCCAAGAATTCTGTGTCTAGTTTTACCCTCCCTTCGTATTCTTTTTCAAACTGTTCTATTAGTGATGGAAATTCATACTCTTTCAGTTCATTGTATAAGTTAAGTAGGCGTTTTTTTTGGTTTTTGGTTAACAGTGCAGTGTCAATAATATCAAAGAGTATGAGATCTGATTCCATTATATCTGTGTAGGCTTGTGTGGTTTGTTCTCTTAATAGGACTAGATTAATAATCCCAAGAATAGAGTTCAAGCAAAGAGTGTTTATTTTTGCTTCAGTTCCTTCTAATAGTATGTACTTAAATGTATGTGGCGCTACAAACTTTTTATCTGAATAGAATGCAAATAATGATGTGTTTCTTGAGTTTGGCCTGAATCTTCGTGCTGTAACCATGTTCGTACATTTGTTTTTCATTTTATTTCTGATAATTTTGTAGCTAAATCTCTCCTTATTTTCAAACCTAGAAAGTTTTAAAATTATTTTCCACCCTTTAAACTCTTTTGTAATTATGTAATCCATTGTATCTGTAATGTCAAATCGATTCATGTCTGTTAATGTCCTTAATGCAGGTTTTAAATGTTCTTTTTTTATTTTAAATAATTTTTCAGGACAATCTTTTATGTAGAATTCCACCAAGTTTTCTTTTTCTTTTTTTAACACCAA
This window contains:
- a CDS encoding metal-dependent hydrolase — encoded protein: MRWHTHAIFAVVLGAIIGYIVGSDLTPRFFVMVIVSSILPDIAERAFYETHKRQLHNIFLLIPCAIIYFFYDITVGAALTAGIMSHILLDCLTPVGCPLLMPFSRIRFSVRWRYNDARAREKRILAAGVLFALLAVLVIAAQGTSISAISAWAGREGAYVNSTYPGFHVSISNPQKDMWFHSFPNGSVFIDVIDPVNPSRGHYKARLVRPAALVRSGNRPLNNASNNTTQSAGTGENGTG
- a CDS encoding DUF11 domain-containing protein, coding for MRNGTLLLAALLAVFILAGSSAAADVGVELDKNNTKPVYNSTLRVKVIAKAGNQNVQNAVATVRVPEGLVLQDYYTGQGYYDLETGTWEIGDIPAYEERSLTLVCLLNTTGNVTVTANVTADGDENPSNNDAQLKFRVRGIADLELNVTSSKQSARLGDTVTFNVKLKNRGPHAANNINVANFFSGGLVIQSYSYTTGYFDDVAREWILETLDAGEEATLTVVCLVNRTGDLSDYVSVREVDEGDVNVYNNMARASVAVKGTDLDLDLSVSKARAYQGDVVNVVCRVRNNGPEVAQNSRVNLQLPSNLQVQNVQVDRGTYSNGVWVIGDLADSETALLNITARVASAGNFTVNASAVSPAIDDSNPVNNDDTALISAAIPKKALKVRIKNNSAVTIRVLLYVNINDHGKITRKTYNFYLKKGLSRDLSLGYFQLGTTALFKQYTYNTNYRSRTISYENTYNTTDIKTSRVSVSGVKGRQKSPVVRISTLYFDENGSTIT
- a CDS encoding sensor histidine kinase; this encodes MKITPLILAVLLILLQMSGNCKCMQGLLNLHLPATCTITSTIITAYAIAVILFTLRYYSAAQIISYTAGTVAYASFLSSITGISETLPQFRVCITSSAMMVFVAVGLLSTHPSRGVVEPIYSHNIGGYTGRMLIPIIIGAVTITSFIIISSKKYLPFSAEVFIAALNLALIIIIITFTAYRLNRVDAERIKNQKRMERTWKFFRKVVENLEEAIAVLDKNGEPLHRNTAMKNLKVDLKKLWKENLKNKNLPQPIHTFKIDERYFTGWAIPLDEGGIISLMDVTRLIEIQEDLRANINEKEAILRELHHRVKNNLQIITSLINIQLHDADEKAREALLAILTRVKAMAIIQESIYSTETYTMVNMRSCVSRLTEHLRSLFNAHNINFHINTDLKLNMETAMPLCLIINELVTNSIKHAFPENKGSVHIEVKEKDSEYHLRVADDGVGLTDKEEGTGLSLVKSLAQQLEGELRILTKEDRGTEVIIPFRELEYKKRR
- a CDS encoding SIR2 family protein — encoded protein: MKEIKSIPELPFSIVEALNEKKLALFIGAGVSRIMGCCGWEEISKKLLGICKSTGIISFREFKNLQDRSPKELITICRHLLESNGNDDKFYELIASCLELDKNLGFNLYKELTSLSGKFQGPIITTNIDNHFHEFFEDKNIFYDVEGSDVERLLQHLGSRSLLCHVHGCLEKDKKGIVFTLREYIHRYNNKHFKKVLEHIFNEYRVLFIGYGLEEFEILDFIITKYGDQIKHDSEGRCKHFILKPYFRGDERLLEYDQHYYRDLGIEVIPYAIDERGYSQLHEVLEEWNIQINNKSRYIVDFINKIDDTIENYDKEKALEVFQTIKTDSSLKKIFLEKLQLNPVPWFSLLHERKFFSFEGKSMRYIRLTLGYLKSLALKMKNENLMSNSNEFEDFKNVLDNIIKFDETHGGLSKDTTCQFLLVGIILSLPAEEISEKHVKLIKAIFKEKGSEVVFSKEIVDELTRSIEEKEKKGLNNWISVVYGFKIEEYKKKFINFTEYTVKPLVDVEYLKKIRKGYRNSLFKLYCPELIFELKVIMDRIIDSVDNQFNFGQISTIEDHPQGKYNDEYLSELVYLIRDAMIFEVSENKNFEIVESFLKEKHSIFKRIGLHIIDKFYDDLKKLFWSLDENPLDDFSLYHEVYELLKNNSSKFSKEELDKVIDWIETCYFDPEITEEDIAYSKKKWLYALDTKNERINELYEKYDSIAPGKIEHPGFLIWIGGLKGPDGPIPLSTFLTKSNKELVELLNNFSTNSKFDQFVVESVFIKAVSDNPQKFIKEINPFFELQEPFLSDFFQGLVKASELEKRFNWNSLLRFIGNLLKRRGFVEDHVASSIADILLEYIKKDLEDLENVKELFNLLLNMLPYKTRSKKLVRDIDIIGSPLYKVFSGLINYSLKEYKRSSRWDPEVKDIIEDNLENHGLEIYYAVGTYLPQLYLIDDVWTTKNLNRIFPKDNEENWKASFSAYLKYPSHVPPSLLKLILSNGHYKQALETKFEEEGIFSLIVRDIALSFYENFDESVELILCLIQKRDPKQLRYFIRSFKWFAKEYKNKDFVKIKELWGQLYSCLLEKENEEIFQELFSELASWLSIFDSIDNQIFEWLKKSVKYLTEADSYIFIEELSKHAEKNPREVAELHICMLKEGKYVEIAQDHIRKIVDTLYEKGGDYKGYANTICNMYLSEGFEFLKDTFEKNNPSNFLDF